The genomic window ttgattattattatggttGGCCAGAGCACGCCGCGGATTTGGCCAGGAGCTTAGGAACTGGCCTTTTGGCCATTGACCTTGCTCCAAGACGAACCTCTGACATTCCGGCCCAAATGAGGCGGCAATTTTTCCacacttttccacatttccgGGGGGCGGTAATTTGTTGATAAATTACTTCACAATGTCGGCTCTTTAAAGGCTCTTGTTTTGGACAAAGAAATCCGCTGCAAGAACTGTAAGTTTTTATGACTGTATTAAATTTGTCACAATGATAATCGCGATAAGGAAGCCAATTAATTTGGCTTGGCCACAAAAATTTGCGTTGACATGTTTAGGATTTCATGTGCAGAACTCGTCCATTTAAAGCACAATAGAATAAGTATAGTTAAGTAAAGAAATTTCCAGCATTTACTAGAAGTTACTTTCGGCGAATTATTATGGCttatcattaaatttaaaaattatgtgCTCAACATTTTTTACTTACGGAAAGCGCTGAACTGTTCCCAGTAAACCGCTTTTTGTTGGGAAAACCCCTTTTCCAATCCTTTCTGGCCACTCATAAAAGGCAAAGTTATGCACTCGAATAAAAGTTTTCGTATCAAAAAAATCcagcaaaaatgtttcataCATGTGCATTCACTTACAAGCACTTAAAAGCGACCAGGGCAAAAAATTTCAGCGcattcattttttatgaaaattgttatattggttttttgttattgtattttgGCATGTTTTATCGGTCGCATTGGATATCTGTTTTGTAGATACGCTTCATAATTCTTTATCGGCGCGATTTATCAATTccaataaaagaaagaaaataatatgtGAGCCACCGGGAACCGATGAAAGGCAATTGCAGAGCGAGGAAACCTGCAGTGAAATGTTTCTCTTATGCAAAGTAAATGGACAAGTTGGCTTCATGGTCGAGAATATGGCCAAACGTGCTTGGTCGAAGTTGAATGCGTCAATTTTTGGCAAGAAAACTAACTAAGATAAAAGTACGATTTTTTTCATCAAGTAGGGGCAGACTTTCAAATCATTCATACTTTTTAAGCTGCTTAAGCTACAAATTTATAGTCcgttatatttaaattgttgttttaCATTTCGCAAACTAATTGGTCTTAAACTTTCAATAATGAATAATGAAGCATCGAGAAGGAAACGCCAAAGGTGCACCGCATCGCTCAGAGATATTTTGTCAAATCTGGGCATTCATAACAGAAGGGACTGGTTCGAGTATTTTGATAAGACTAGTAAGTTTCGCactacatttaattaattattaactttaattttcattatatacTTATTCACACTACTAGGACCGCCGCATAGAAGCGAAACGTTGGCCAAAAAATCTGAAAGAAAATTTAAGGAACATTCAATACCTTTAGAAAGACAAAGAAGGCAACTTGAAAGAAGCAAGAAGCCAGAGTCACTACAGACGGTGATTCCCCAAAGGGAAAGTTGGGTAGCCCGAATCTTCGATCAAGGACCTATTGAGCAAATCAGCAGCCTGGTCTTCACTATATTCACCATAGCTAAATCGGTGGTATGGAGTATTATAATGCCATGCATTAAACATGTTTTCTATGAGCACGGCTTCCATACATTTCctccatttatattttatccaTACGAGTCTATTATGGATAGACTAGCCCCCTTGAATTTAAGTTCACCAGCTCACTCGGACCATTCAGTCGATAACTAACGCCAAAGATTTGTGCCCCCTTATAACTTGGTCGatgtatttgtttatattttgtcaTAATAGCTTGATAAACATATTATagaagaaaaaaacaatttttgttttaaaaactttattaaattatttatatttttatttaataattgtaGGGCAAGGACAATTTCAGAAGTTGAATGAAATGTGTCGATTTTATTGCCCCCAAAGAACGTCATCACTTTAACAAAACGATTTTACTTATCTTCAGCACTCAAAAATCAATCTTTTTCCGCGATAGCAATAAATCCACTAAGTCATCATGTGCAACTGTCGCGCTGAGAGCTTtgtgattaaatttaataaaccaTGTGATGTTTGATCTATTCTGGCCGTAATGGACACCGCAAATGCTCACTTTTCGTGGCATCATGTGGAGAACTCGAGTGGGGAGAAAAGTCATAACAATCCCACCTCGCCACATTAAATGCAATCAACACAAATTTTCGGTGAATTTTTATGTGGGAGCGAGTCAGCGAAGCGCATTAAATAAACGCCACGAGACGAATCTCGTTTAGTTTAACGTCAACAGTTTTCCACCTAACATGGCACAAACACATACCTACTTTCCTCTTTCCCCCCTTCGCGGTTATCACCAAAACAAGTTCACTGAAGGGGTTAAGAAATTCTGCTGCAAAATGTTCGTCTTTGTGGCTGGTCTGGCTTATCGCCGACAGCTCCAGTTTGTCTGGGACAGCTCGTGAgctaaattattgaaatttgaCAAGTGCACAGGATGGTCAGAGGAGTGGAGGGATGACTGGCTGGTGGTCAAGTAGCCAGCACACCAAATTAGCCAATCCAATTAATTAGCTCTTGACAGGGCGACACTCGAGGTATGAAATTAAAGCCAAGCGATGTAGCAATTGTTACGCAATTTGTCAAATATCGATTATTGATTAAGGTTTCCCTAGCTTTCTATTATTAGCCTCCAGTGTTTGATGCCTTGGCCTGCTTGTAGGGTCTCCTGGGTCAAAGGTCAACAGGGCGGATAATTGATTAAGAGCTGGAGCCGAACAGGGTACAATTTTACGTTTTATATTAagtcaataaataatacaaagtGGCATGTTTCAGCTTTTTGTATAGG from Drosophila yakuba strain Tai18E2 chromosome 2L, Prin_Dyak_Tai18E2_2.1, whole genome shotgun sequence includes these protein-coding regions:
- the LOC26534617 gene encoding uncharacterized protein LOC26534617, coding for MNNEASRRKRQRCTASLRDILSNLGIHNRRDWFEYFDKTRPPHRSETLAKKSERKFKEHSIPLERQRRQLERSKKPESLQTVIPQRESWVARIFDQGPIEQISSLVFTIFTIAKSVVWSIIMPCIKHVFYEHGFHTFPPFIFYPYESIMDRLAPLNLSSPAHSDHSVDN